A window of Enterobacter ludwigii genomic DNA:
CATTTTACGATGGTTTTCACGCCGTCAGCGGTGCCGATCAGCGCCACATCCGCGCCACGGTTGGCGAATAGCCCTACGGTCACTACGCCTGGAATGCCGTTGATGGCATTTTCCAGCGCAATAGCATCAAGGATTTCCAGACCGTGAACGTCGAGGATCACGTTACCGTTATCAGTGACTACGCCCTGACGATATTCCGGACGACCGCCCAGCTTCACCAGCTGACGGGCAACCGCGCTACGGGCCATCGGGATCACTTCCACCGGCAGCGGGAAATTACCCAGAATATCGACCTGCTTGGAGGCGTCCGCGATGCAGATGAACTTGTCCGCAACGGAGGCGATGATTTTTTCACGCGTCAGCGCTGCACCACCGCCTTTGATCATCTGCATATGGCCGTTAATCTCATCCGCGCCATCAACGTAAATCCCCAGACGGTCAACTTCGTTGAGATCGAAAACGGTAATGCCGAGGCTTTTCAGCTTTTCCGTGGAAGCATCGGAGCTGGAAACCGCGCCCTCGATTTGCCCCTTCATCGTGCCCAGCGCATCGATAAAGTGTGCCGCGGTTGATCCCGTACCGACACCGACAATGGTACCCGGCTGTACATACTGGAGAGCGGCCCATCCTACTGCTTTTTTCAGTTCATCCTGCGTCATGATCGTTTTGCCTGTGGTGTGAAAACTTAGGCCGCATTATAGAACACGTGAGGTGGAATTCGTCTGTCACAAAGGGAAAATTGTGTCATAGTGCAGAATAAGCCAAATTAAGGAGCCAGCCAGAGCAATGAAACGTCCGGACTACAGAACACTACAGGCACTTGATGCAGTTATTCGTGAACGAGGTTTTGAGCGCGCGGCGCAAAAGCTTTGCATCACGCAGTCCGCCGTATCACAGCGTATCAAACAGCTTGAAAACATGTTCGGCCAGCCGCTGCTGGTACGCACCGTGCCGCCACGTCCAACCGAGCAAGGGCAAAAGCTCCTCGCCCTGCTGCGCCAGGTTGAACTGCTGGAAGATGAGTGGTTGGGTGACGAACAAACGGGCTCT
This region includes:
- the rpiA gene encoding ribose-5-phosphate isomerase RpiA, producing the protein MTQDELKKAVGWAALQYVQPGTIVGVGTGSTAAHFIDALGTMKGQIEGAVSSSDASTEKLKSLGITVFDLNEVDRLGIYVDGADEINGHMQMIKGGGAALTREKIIASVADKFICIADASKQVDILGNFPLPVEVIPMARSAVARQLVKLGGRPEYRQGVVTDNGNVILDVHGLEILDAIALENAINGIPGVVTVGLFANRGADVALIGTADGVKTIVK